In Alicyclobacillus macrosporangiidus CPP55, a single window of DNA contains:
- the ltrA gene encoding group II intron reverse transcriptase/maturase, which produces MRSCDERRQQNTPQGASARRVAVKPREAEIGGPSSSLAQVQTPSCEEGDSLLEKMLERENLLLALRRVEANKGAPGVDGVTVTQLRSYIQTHWADIRQQLLAGTYKPQPVRRVEIPKPGGGVRGLGIPTVIDRFIQQALLQVLNPIFDPEFSDNSFGFRPGRSAHDAVRRAQQYIQQGYRWAVDLDLAKFFDRVNHDKLMARVARKVKDKRVLKLIRAYLNAGIMADGVVVRNEEGTPQGGPLSPLLANIMLDDFDKELKKRGHRFVRYADDCNVYVKSRRAGERVMASLTRYLEGTLKLQVNQEKSAVDRPWKLKFLGFSFLPDKLATIRLAPKTLERFKERVRQITSRSRSMPIAERIRQLNAYIMGWVAYYRLAEMKRHCERFDEWIRRRLRMCIWKQWKRVRTRYRELRALGQPEWVVHMTANSRRGPWFMARMLNQAMDKTYFEQLGLRSLQARYLTLRGVS; this is translated from the coding sequence ATGCGTTCATGCGACGAGCGACGACAGCAGAATACCCCGCAAGGGGCCTCCGCCCGGAGAGTAGCGGTGAAGCCGCGAGAGGCCGAGATTGGAGGGCCGAGTTCGTCGTTGGCACAAGTGCAGACCCCATCCTGCGAAGAGGGTGACTCCCTGCTGGAGAAGATGCTGGAGCGGGAGAACCTGCTCTTGGCGCTTCGTCGAGTTGAGGCGAACAAGGGGGCGCCAGGGGTGGATGGCGTGACGGTAACACAACTACGGTCGTACATCCAGACCCACTGGGCTGACATCCGTCAGCAGCTGTTGGCGGGGACCTACAAACCGCAGCCCGTCAGGCGGGTCGAAATTCCGAAACCCGGAGGTGGGGTGCGGGGACTGGGAATCCCCACCGTGATCGACCGATTCATCCAGCAGGCGCTACTCCAGGTGCTGAACCCGATTTTCGACCCGGAGTTCTCCGACAACAGTTTCGGATTCCGGCCGGGGCGGAGCGCCCATGATGCGGTGCGCAGGGCACAGCAATACATTCAACAGGGTTACCGGTGGGCAGTGGACCTGGATCTGGCGAAGTTCTTCGACCGAGTGAACCACGACAAGCTCATGGCGCGTGTGGCACGGAAGGTCAAGGACAAGCGGGTGCTCAAGCTCATCCGGGCTTACCTGAACGCAGGCATCATGGCGGACGGGGTGGTCGTACGCAACGAGGAAGGGACACCGCAAGGCGGCCCCCTCAGCCCACTGCTCGCCAACATCATGCTGGACGACTTCGACAAGGAGCTGAAGAAGCGAGGACATCGGTTTGTCCGCTATGCGGACGACTGCAATGTCTACGTGAAGTCGCGCAGGGCGGGCGAGCGAGTGATGGCGTCACTGACCAGATACCTGGAGGGGACACTGAAACTGCAGGTCAACCAGGAGAAGAGTGCGGTAGACCGGCCGTGGAAACTGAAGTTCCTCGGATTCAGCTTTCTGCCCGACAAGCTGGCCACGATACGCCTGGCACCGAAGACGCTCGAACGGTTCAAAGAGCGGGTGCGCCAGATCACCAGCCGCTCACGAAGCATGCCCATCGCGGAGCGCATCAGACAATTGAACGCGTACATCATGGGATGGGTGGCGTACTACCGGCTGGCGGAGATGAAGCGGCACTGCGAACGGTTCGACGAATGGATCCGGCGCAGGCTGCGGATGTGCATTTGGAAGCAATGGAAACGGGTGCGCACGCGGTATCGGGAGCTACGCGCGTTGGGGCAACCGGAATGGGTGGTGCACATGACAGCCAATTCACGGCGAGGGCCGTGGTTCATGGCGAGGATGCTGAACCAGGCCATGGACAAAACGTACTTCGAACAACTGGGACTGCGCAGTCTTCAGGCGAGATACCTTACACTTCGTGGTGTTTCATG